TTTTGCCACAATACCTCTCGAATAAGGTTATTTTCGATGATAGAGCCTAAATGGCTGAATCCTTCTTTTTGTGCTGAAAATTCAATTCGACCAAAACTATCTTGATCCCAGACTTCCATACCTTGGTAAGGCGTTGCTCGTAAAGCAATTAGATTTTCCCAAACACCTAATTTTTTCAGCAACATTTCACTGGCAGTATTAATAGCGGATACCCGTAATGAAAAATCATCTTGCGGGTGAAAATGTTTTGTTACTGGGTGATTTTCTATTATCGCTATACGTAATCCACACCCGTGTAATCCGCTGGCTAATGCAAGCCCAACCATTCCACCACCAGCAATAACAACATCAAATGATTTCATAATAAAATATCCTAAAAAGCGATTATTTTAGAGCGTGCTGTTCTTTTCTGCTTATTTTTACAACAAAAAAAATTTATAAAGCAAACTATTTACTATTTTAGGTGTTGATTGATATTAACAATGACCACTTAAAATAAAAATAGGCATTAAAAACAGCTGTATAGGTCCGATTTAAAATTGACTACCAAAGATCAACACGCTCTAGTCTGTCCAGCCCAGTGTTTGATGCGCCAATTTATTTCTCATCATTGGGAGCAATTCCATCGTCATTAACCCTAAGTTGCGAGAAACAACCAGTGGCACACAACGATTAGCAAACACTTTCACCAATCCATCTGTAATGGAAATGGTTTTTTCTCTATCTTGTTGGCGAAGTTGCTGATATTGAGAGAGCACTCGATAACTACCAATATCTTTATCGGTATTAATCGCTTGAGTAATCGTATTTGCCAACGTCATCACATCGCGTAAACCGAGGTTAAAACCTTGTCCTGCAATAGGATGGAGTGTTTGTGATGCATTGCCCACTAAGGCTAAACGATGGCTAATAATTTGATTGGCTTTTTGCAGTGCTAAAGGATAGCAATTCCGTTTACCGATATGCTCTATTTTTCCTAACCGCCAGCCAAAATCACGCTGTAAATGTGCAATGGTCGTTTCATCATTCCACTGTGAAATTTCATCCCATTTATCAATGGGGTGACACCACACTAATGAACTACGCCCTTCACTCATCGGTAACATTGCTAATGGGCCAAACTCCGTAAAACGCTCAAAGGCTTTTCCCTCTGGGTCTATTTCTGTTTTGACATTAGCAATCACGGCAACTTGATGATAAGGCTCACGTTGCCATTGAATATGGCATTGATGACCAATTGGCGAGTTAGTACCATCCGCAGCAATCAGTAAATTCCCCGTTAATTGCGTACCATTATCAAGTGTAACCTCAACGCAGTCTATATTACGTTGAACGTGTTCAACTTTAGTGGGGCAATAAAGCGTGATATTAGATTGTTTTTTTAATTTAGCAAAAAGTTGCCTTCCAGCGTCATGCAACTCAATCACATAACCCAGTGCGGATATATCATAGTCTTGTGCATAAATATTAACAAAACCACTGTGGCCTCTATCTGAGACATGAACATGATTAATGGGAGTAACAAAAGGTTTTAATATTGACCAAAGCCCAATCTGTGATAAACGCTTTGCTGTTCCATGGGCTAATGCAATCGCTCTTGCATCAAATCCAGGATGCCCATGATCAGGCTCTCTTGCTTCAATTAACGAAATTGAAATATTGCCTTTGTTTAATGCAGAAAGTGCCAGTGCTAATGTTGCACCCGCCATTCCACCACCCACAATAATCACATTCATGCTGATTTTAGCCTTAAATTTTTCCTGCCATCAGAGCTTCAATTTCATCAGGATCTTTGACGACAGATGCCGTTAAGTTTTCGTTACCAGTTTCCGTAATCACAATGTCATCTTCAATACGAATACCAATACCACGATACTCTTGTGGCACATCGGCATCTGGCGCGATATACAGTCCTGGTTCGATAGTCAGTACCATGCCTGGTTCTAAAATGCGGTCACGGTCTGCGCCATAATGTCCAACATCATGAACATCAAGGCCTAACCAGTGGCTTAGGCTATGCATAAAGAAACGCTGATAGGCTTTTGTTTCAATAAGATGTTCGATTTCACCGTGCATAATGCCCAGTTTAACCAGTCCTTCGACCATGATATACACGACATGCTCAGTGACTTCTTTGATGCTTGTCCCCGGTTTATACAATTCCAAAGACACATTGATAGATTTTAAGACAATGTCATAAATTTCACGTTGTTGACGGCTAAATTTCCCATTCACAGGAAAAGTTCGGGTGATATCACCTGCATAACCTTCATATTCACATCCTGCATCAATGAGTACTAAATCCCCATCGCGCATTTTGGTTTCATTTTCGGTATAGTGCAAAATACAACCATTTTCACCACTACCTACAATACTGTTATACGAAGGGAAACGGGCACCATGAGAAACAAATTCATGCTCAATTTCACCTTGAAGTTGATATTCATACATACCCGGCTGACATTTTTGCATCGCACGTGTATGTGCTAATGCTGTAATTTTCCCTGCTTTACGCAATAATTCAAGTTCAAAGTCAGATTTAAACAAACGTTGTTCATGAACAAGAGGACGCCAATCAATAATAGTTTGAGGTGCTTTTAAATTCCGACGAGAGCCTTTTCTTAACGTTTCTAATGCATTAAAAACGATTTCATCAGCAAATGCATATTCGCCCTGAGCATGATAAACAACATCTAACCCGTTTAATAATTGGTAAAGTTGCTCACCAACATCTTCATAAGGAAGAGCCTTATCAACACCTAGTTTTTCAGGTGCAGCTTCTTGTCCAAGTCGACGGCCAAACCAGATTTCAGCCGTTAAATCTCTTACGCGATTAAAGAGCACACTATGATTATGTGTTTCATCACTTTTAATCAGCACGAGAAGCGCTTCAGGCTCACTAAAACCGGTTAGATAAAGGAAATCACTATGCTGGCGATAAGGATACTCACTATCAGCATTACGTTGCGCTGGTGGTGCAGCAAAAAAGATAGCTGCACTCGCAGGCTTCATTTGTGCTAATAATGCCTGACGACGGGATAAAAATTCTTGCTTATTCATACCCACTCCTGTCTTTCGTTTATCTTTATGATTGTCTAATGAATAATGTCATTAATGTAGTATACGTTGCTCATTTTGTTCATTACTTCCTTTGTCTTTTGGTGCGACAAAAGTGATATAACAAAGTTGAACAGACACTTTTACATATTCGCTGACTTCTTCAAGCGCATCTTCTAGTTCTTCTTGGTTTTCATCTTCTTCATAACCTAGCGCACCAATATTACGCAAATCGGTGATAACTTCAGTCAACTCTTTATGCTCAGATAGCTTAGGTTGTGCAACACCCAAACCTAAAAGAAAATGATTCACCCATCCAGCAAGGGCATCTGCTCTTGAAAAAACGGATTCAGATTCGTCAGGGACTAACAATGAAAAGTTAAATACACTGTCATCAAGTTGTTCGTAAGTAATGTGATAAAGCGCTTCAAGAGGGTCTGATAACGTTTTAGGGAAAGCTAAACCTTCATTCGTTAAATCATGTAGTAAGGTTTTCCAACTGCTATCACGCACAGCACCGCAAATAAACCCTGTAATCAATCCATGCATTTCGGCTGCCGTTAAAGGCACAGTATGTTGCTGTAATAAGACATCAATAGATTGATAATTCGGTAATGTGTTTTGTTTTGACATAAGAATAAACGTCGCATTTAGGGGAATAGTTCAAGATATGCTACCATCAATAGAAGTCGCTGTACCAGTTAAGCCATGTTAATCATTGGAATTTTTGTAGTAATAGCGTTTAATACAGCGTTATAACCGTATACACTACTCAACACGTAGCACAGATTTTATGTCAGGAAGGAATCATGTCCGCACAACCCGTTGAACTTCAAATTTTTGGGCGATCATTACGTGTCAATTGCCCACCAGAACAAAAAGATGCTTTACTGGCTTCTGCTGCTGAACTTGAACAACGATTACAAGATCTCAAAGAACGCAGTGGTGTTTCCAATACAGAGCACTTAATTTTTATCGTGGCATTAAATATGAGTCATGAGTTGGCAGAAGAAAAGTTAAAAACCAGAGACTATGCCTACAACATGGAAGAGAAGATAAAAATGCTACAACAATCTATTGAACAAGCTTTACACGATCAAGGCAAGCACCATGATCGCACTTTTTCAACTGCGAAGTAGATTTGTTCAGAAAGCATGCGTACGCCACGAAATTCACAGATAATAGGTTGCTTTCTACAATTAAAATAATACAATAGTTCATAGATAAGGTGCTTAACAGCATCCACCAAATTTCTCTGAGATGTTTGCCAGTGGGCCAGTCCCCTGAGCCGATATTCGAAACACATAGAATGTGGTGATCTGTTACTTGTGAGCATACCTGATTCGTTCAGGCAGCCTAATGGTAACAACACTATGTTCACCTTGGACCATGGGTTCAAGGGTTACAGCCTACGGCGGCATCTTGGAGACCTCTACTAAAGTTCTAAATGCTAGGTATTTTATAAATACTTAATGTTTAGAACTTTTTTTATGCCTCTTCGTCCTCAGTTCTTCAACCTTATCACTTTTTTACCTCTAAAGTGTGATAAATTGATTAGAATGATATTATTCAGTTAATACCAACCGAGTTTTGATGGATTGATGATGCCCCATACTTCACTATTTCAGCAAAGAGATGAAATACGTAAAACGATTCGCCAAAAACGACGTTTACTCACATCACAACAGCAACAGCAAGCTGCGCATCAATTATGTGAACGCGTCCTTAGTCATCCTAAAATCCAACAAGCACATACCCTTGCTTTATTTCTCTCTTTTGACGGTGAAATTGATACATCATATTTAATTTCACAATTATGGGCATTGGAGAAACAGATTTGTTTGCCCGTATTACACCCTTTTCATCGCTACCACCTTCTCTTTTTGCGTTATACACCAACCACTGTTTTAGTAAAAAATCGCTTTGCTATTTCTGAGCCACCTTTAAATGTCAACGCGGTTATTCCTCCCTCTGAGATTGATATTATTTTTACACCGCTAGTGGCTTTTGATGCTCAAGGCCAACGATTAGGTATGGGAGGCGGTTTTTACGATAGAACGTTAGAAAACTGGCAACAAAAATCATTTTATCCAATAGGGCTTGCCCATACTTGCCAGCAAGTTGAACATCTGCCTATCGCAAATTGGGATGTCCCATTACCTGAAATCATTACCCCAGAAAAAATATGGCACTTTTAATATTCTGAACAACCCGCCTTAAATATCGAATAATTATCTGTGTTTTTTTATATTTTTTTATCTTAGAAAAAAATTTAAATACCTTTTTATATTTCCAGTCAATCCAAAGGTATGTTTATTTAAATGAAACGCAAAAAAGACACCCCCCTTATAAAATGTATTAATATTATTATCAACCTAACTAAAAATAAAGAAATAAAAATAAAAAATAATTGCACTATAAATTTTTTAGAAAAAGAATTTAAATTTAAATTAAAAAAAACAGACTCATTATTTTTACTTAAGAAAAACATTAATCATAAAATTATCTTTATAGATAAAAATAAACATTTTTTTATATTATTAAAACAAAATGATAATTATTTTCTTA
This genomic stretch from Proteus vulgaris harbors:
- the ubiH gene encoding 2-octaprenyl-6-methoxyphenyl hydroxylase; amino-acid sequence: MNVIIVGGGMAGATLALALSALNKGNISISLIEAREPDHGHPGFDARAIALAHGTAKRLSQIGLWSILKPFVTPINHVHVSDRGHSGFVNIYAQDYDISALGYVIELHDAGRQLFAKLKKQSNITLYCPTKVEHVQRNIDCVEVTLDNGTQLTGNLLIAADGTNSPIGHQCHIQWQREPYHQVAVIANVKTEIDPEGKAFERFTEFGPLAMLPMSEGRSSLVWCHPIDKWDEISQWNDETTIAHLQRDFGWRLGKIEHIGKRNCYPLALQKANQIISHRLALVGNASQTLHPIAGQGFNLGLRDVMTLANTITQAINTDKDIGSYRVLSQYQQLRQQDREKTISITDGLVKVFANRCVPLVVSRNLGLMTMELLPMMRNKLAHQTLGWTD
- the ygfA gene encoding 5-formyltetrahydrofolate cyclo ligase, which gives rise to MPHTSLFQQRDEIRKTIRQKRRLLTSQQQQQAAHQLCERVLSHPKIQQAHTLALFLSFDGEIDTSYLISQLWALEKQICLPVLHPFHRYHLLFLRYTPTTVLVKNRFAISEPPLNVNAVIPPSEIDIIFTPLVAFDAQGQRLGMGGGFYDRTLENWQQKSFYPIGLAHTCQQVEHLPIANWDVPLPEIITPEKIWHF
- the zapA_1 gene encoding Z-ring-associated protein, with the translated sequence MSAQPVELQIFGRSLRVNCPPEQKDALLASAAELEQRLQDLKERSGVSNTEHLIFIVALNMSHELAEEKLKTRDYAYNMEEKIKMLQQSIEQALHDQGKHHDRTFSTAK
- the pepP gene encoding proline aminopeptidase P II; the protein is MNKQEFLSRRQALLAQMKPASAAIFFAAPPAQRNADSEYPYRQHSDFLYLTGFSEPEALLVLIKSDETHNHSVLFNRVRDLTAEIWFGRRLGQEAAPEKLGVDKALPYEDVGEQLYQLLNGLDVVYHAQGEYAFADEIVFNALETLRKGSRRNLKAPQTIIDWRPLVHEQRLFKSDFELELLRKAGKITALAHTRAMQKCQPGMYEYQLQGEIEHEFVSHGARFPSYNSIVGSGENGCILHYTENETKMRDGDLVLIDAGCEYEGYAGDITRTFPVNGKFSRQQREIYDIVLKSINVSLELYKPGTSIKEVTEHVVYIMVEGLVKLGIMHGEIEHLIETKAYQRFFMHSLSHWLGLDVHDVGHYGADRDRILEPGMVLTIEPGLYIAPDADVPQEYRGIGIRIEDDIVITETGNENLTASVVKDPDEIEALMAGKI